A single genomic interval of Amycolatopsis albispora harbors:
- a CDS encoding acyl carrier protein, translating into MSTDDASQYHAQVKQLVCDSFHLSPDALDVTTPFDELGLDSKQRVQLLATIEVFFEVTIDLDERERLTDIASTAGVLADALRAKSGAADSGQ; encoded by the coding sequence GTGAGCACCGACGACGCCAGCCAGTACCACGCCCAGGTCAAGCAGCTGGTCTGCGATTCGTTCCATCTGTCCCCGGACGCGCTCGACGTGACCACGCCGTTCGACGAGCTCGGCCTGGACTCCAAGCAGCGCGTTCAGCTGCTCGCCACCATCGAGGTCTTCTTCGAAGTGACCATCGACCTCGACGAACGCGAGCGCCTGACCGACATCGCGAGCACCGCCGGGGTGCTCGCGGACGCGCTGCGTGCCAAATCCGGCGCCGCGGATTCCGGCCAATGA
- a CDS encoding NAD(P)H-hydrate dehydratase — translation MLGIWTTDRIRAAEEKLLAVMPEGALMHRAAFGVAVHAAEMLAEHTGRVAGTRVTLLVGAGNNGGDALWAGAFLRKRGVSVTAVLLNPDRAHEAGLAALRRARGRLLRAEAGGPAIEQADLVIDGIVGLSARGPLRPDAAKLVERVTAPVLAVDLPSGVDPDTGVVDGPAVRATRTVTFGARKPVHVLNPGFCGQTQLVDIGLADQLGEPDLVQLGIADVAAAWPVPGPEDNKYTQGVTGVAAGSATYPGAAVLATGSAVLATSGMVRYAGSAADVVRADWPEVVGTGSVTDAGRVQAWVAGPGMGTGNEGRSTLRQVLEQGVPVCADADAITLIAKFPDVLDAREPGAPLVLTPHAGEFERLTGEAPGADRPAAARAAARRFDAVVLLKGHSTVVAAPDGRTLVNVATGSWLATAGSGDVLSGLIGALLAAGLDPWLAAGAAAHVHGLAAHLAADGVPVPASKIQAAIPAAIRAIRAATPR, via the coding sequence GTGCTGGGGATCTGGACCACCGACCGGATTCGGGCGGCCGAGGAGAAGCTGCTGGCCGTCATGCCCGAGGGCGCGCTGATGCACAGGGCGGCGTTCGGGGTCGCGGTGCACGCGGCGGAGATGCTCGCCGAGCACACCGGCCGGGTCGCGGGCACGCGGGTGACCTTGCTGGTCGGCGCCGGGAACAACGGTGGCGACGCGTTGTGGGCCGGTGCCTTCCTGCGCAAGCGCGGTGTCTCGGTGACGGCCGTGCTGCTGAATCCCGACCGAGCGCACGAGGCAGGCCTCGCCGCCCTGCGCCGCGCCCGCGGCCGGCTTTTGCGGGCAGAAGCAGGTGGACCCGCGATCGAACAGGCGGACCTGGTGATCGACGGGATCGTGGGACTGTCCGCCCGCGGGCCGCTGCGTCCGGACGCCGCGAAACTGGTGGAGCGGGTGACGGCGCCGGTGCTGGCCGTCGACCTGCCGAGCGGTGTCGATCCGGACACCGGCGTCGTCGACGGACCGGCCGTCCGCGCCACCCGCACGGTGACCTTCGGCGCCCGGAAACCGGTCCACGTGCTCAACCCAGGCTTTTGCGGGCAAACGCAGCTTGTCGACATCGGACTGGCTGATCAGCTTGGTGAACCGGACCTGGTGCAGCTCGGCATCGCCGACGTCGCGGCGGCCTGGCCGGTGCCCGGGCCGGAGGACAACAAGTACACGCAGGGCGTGACCGGGGTGGCCGCCGGTTCGGCGACCTACCCGGGTGCGGCGGTGCTGGCCACGGGGTCCGCGGTGCTGGCGACCTCGGGCATGGTCCGGTACGCCGGGTCGGCGGCGGACGTGGTGCGCGCGGACTGGCCGGAGGTGGTCGGCACCGGTTCGGTGACCGACGCCGGGCGCGTGCAGGCCTGGGTCGCCGGGCCGGGCATGGGCACCGGGAACGAGGGCCGGTCGACCCTGCGGCAGGTGCTGGAGCAGGGCGTTCCGGTGTGCGCGGACGCCGACGCGATCACGTTGATCGCCAAGTTCCCGGACGTGCTGGACGCGCGCGAGCCGGGCGCGCCGCTCGTGCTGACGCCGCACGCCGGGGAGTTCGAGCGCCTGACCGGTGAGGCGCCGGGCGCCGACCGGCCGGCGGCCGCCCGCGCGGCGGCGCGACGGTTCGACGCGGTTGTCCTGCTCAAGGGGCACAGCACGGTGGTCGCCGCACCGGACGGCCGGACGCTGGTGAACGTGGCGACCGGCTCCTGGCTGGCGACGGCGGGCTCGGGCGACGTGCTCTCGGGGCTCATCGGCGCGCTGCTCGCGGCGGGCCTGGACCCGTGGCTGGCGGCCGGTGCGGCCGCGCACGTACACGGCCTGGCCGCACACCTGGCCGCCGACGGCGTCCCGGTCCCGGCTTCGAAGATCCAGGCGGCGATCCCGGCCGCCATCCGCGCCATCCGCGCCGCAACCCCCCGCTGA
- a CDS encoding WXG100 family type VII secretion target, whose product MAKTWDEVKAVLDDPAVSPDKKQALLQSWSSSSNEAWTADGSKRDEISRYQEAYNGHPIGFGPFSEEFTDELYEDAKKEGSENSYNEREHQKEVDAGRTGLDSAQPPTTGGGGTKTSDELLKHGEAGLKVFEDFGPLLGKIPEDCRGRTRPLDYNTDIKKRYEEQKGINFAEFLTDSSDFTTAAGQVRQALKDTRGQLDGLSKSWTGPAADKANEHYNEKINTPGDELVGFLEGSAAATSTAVDAVYQLVKGKVDAVIDMYTPTVGKADLDMATTVINIANDSAAGKDEMEKVAGWMDVNFGTNMREKLNDDGCCDDDEIKKEGIRLAKQWIQNQFNVEMWDGLWTSFDTLCTETKEFVDEAYTQLNEVMGKAENGFANAAKENPPPKEETGGGGDNGGGGGGTGGGGSGSGGGGTGSGGGGTGGGGTPPGATEPPSTEDKGTNPITGKPLEVDPETGKPYPIDPETGEAIKDAGDDDDTMTVKQGDNEIKMSEPGDDGKMDISIDDGTPPPKDYKLDFGNGELGPDGKPVEGAEGEAGAEGEKVYKPGPDGKIVIEDNGVKITAEQPQGPKGPTVVTVDDGKGEPVTYTLGADNKGEKDALNGLDDSDPTGGAGRPDELASGGGGAGAPGAEGDDGFSAPGGLDLPEDGEVETKPAADGGAGGSGGGGAGGDSGGSAGGSGGSGGSAAAVGGSAGGDLGDTGSLSAGAQVGAASPEPAAAAGLGSTPGGAGVGAGAPAAAAAGAGAGGMGGMGMMGGMGAMGGGAGGGQSGDQERNSSQYRVAGNIFETSGAGGRISGSLDEEGDRSIRYDR is encoded by the coding sequence ATGGCCAAGACGTGGGACGAGGTCAAGGCCGTTCTGGACGATCCGGCCGTCTCGCCGGACAAGAAGCAGGCACTGCTGCAGTCCTGGTCGAGCAGCAGCAACGAAGCGTGGACGGCCGACGGCTCCAAGCGCGACGAGATCTCCAGGTACCAGGAGGCCTACAACGGCCACCCGATCGGTTTCGGTCCGTTCAGCGAGGAATTCACCGACGAGCTGTACGAAGACGCCAAGAAGGAAGGCTCGGAGAACAGCTACAACGAACGCGAGCACCAGAAGGAAGTCGACGCGGGCCGGACGGGGCTGGACAGCGCGCAGCCGCCGACCACCGGCGGCGGGGGGACGAAGACTTCCGACGAGCTGCTCAAGCACGGTGAAGCCGGGCTGAAGGTGTTCGAGGACTTCGGGCCGCTGCTCGGCAAGATCCCGGAGGACTGCCGCGGCCGCACCCGCCCGCTCGACTACAACACCGACATCAAGAAGCGGTACGAGGAGCAGAAGGGCATCAACTTCGCGGAGTTCCTGACCGACTCCTCGGACTTCACCACCGCCGCCGGCCAGGTGCGCCAGGCGCTCAAGGACACGCGCGGGCAGCTCGACGGTCTGTCCAAGAGCTGGACCGGCCCCGCCGCCGACAAGGCGAACGAGCACTACAACGAGAAGATCAACACGCCCGGCGACGAGCTGGTCGGCTTTCTCGAGGGCTCCGCGGCCGCCACCTCGACCGCGGTGGACGCCGTCTACCAGCTGGTCAAGGGCAAGGTCGACGCGGTCATCGACATGTACACGCCGACGGTCGGCAAGGCCGACCTGGACATGGCGACCACCGTGATCAACATCGCGAACGACTCCGCGGCCGGCAAGGACGAGATGGAGAAGGTCGCCGGCTGGATGGACGTCAACTTCGGCACGAACATGCGTGAGAAGTTGAACGACGACGGCTGCTGCGACGACGACGAGATCAAAAAAGAGGGCATCCGCCTCGCCAAGCAGTGGATCCAGAACCAGTTCAACGTCGAGATGTGGGACGGGCTCTGGACCAGCTTCGACACCTTGTGCACGGAAACGAAGGAATTCGTCGACGAGGCCTACACCCAGCTGAACGAGGTCATGGGCAAGGCCGAGAACGGCTTCGCCAACGCCGCGAAGGAGAACCCGCCGCCGAAGGAGGAAACCGGTGGCGGCGGTGACAACGGCGGCGGCGGTGGCGGCACCGGCGGTGGCGGGTCCGGTTCCGGCGGCGGGGGCACCGGGTCCGGCGGTGGTGGCACCGGCGGCGGTGGCACGCCTCCTGGCGCGACGGAGCCACCGTCCACTGAGGACAAGGGCACCAACCCGATCACCGGCAAGCCGCTCGAGGTCGACCCGGAGACGGGCAAGCCGTACCCGATCGACCCGGAGACCGGCGAGGCGATCAAGGACGCCGGTGACGACGACGACACGATGACCGTCAAGCAGGGCGACAACGAGATCAAGATGTCCGAGCCGGGCGACGACGGCAAGATGGACATCTCGATCGACGACGGCACCCCGCCGCCGAAGGACTACAAACTGGACTTCGGCAACGGTGAGCTCGGCCCCGACGGCAAGCCGGTCGAGGGCGCCGAAGGTGAAGCGGGTGCCGAGGGCGAGAAGGTCTACAAGCCCGGCCCCGACGGCAAGATCGTCATCGAGGACAACGGCGTCAAGATCACCGCCGAGCAGCCGCAGGGACCGAAGGGCCCGACCGTGGTCACGGTTGACGACGGCAAGGGCGAGCCGGTCACCTACACGCTCGGCGCGGACAACAAGGGCGAGAAGGACGCGCTCAACGGCCTGGACGACAGCGACCCGACGGGTGGCGCGGGCAGGCCCGACGAGCTGGCCTCCGGTGGCGGCGGCGCCGGTGCGCCCGGCGCCGAGGGCGACGACGGCTTCAGCGCACCCGGCGGTCTGGACCTGCCCGAAGACGGTGAGGTCGAGACCAAGCCCGCTGCCGACGGCGGTGCCGGTGGCTCGGGCGGTGGTGGCGCCGGTGGCGACAGCGGTGGGTCCGCGGGTGGCTCCGGTGGCAGCGGCGGCAGTGCGGCCGCGGTCGGCGGCAGCGCTGGTGGCGACCTCGGCGACACGGGTTCGCTGTCCGCCGGTGCCCAGGTGGGCGCGGCTTCGCCGGAACCGGCCGCGGCCGCGGGCCTCGGTTCGACGCCGGGCGGTGCCGGGGTCGGTGCGGGCGCACCGGCAGCCGCGGCGGCCGGCGCTGGCGCCGGTGGCATGGGCGGCATGGGCATGATGGGCGGCATGGGGGCCATGGGCGGTGGCGCCGGTGGTGGCCAGAGCGGTGACCAGGAGCGCAACTCCAGCCAGTACCGCGTCGCGGGCAACATTTTCGAGACCAGTGGTGCTGGTGGCCGGATCAGTGGTTCCCTGGACGAGGAAGGCGACCGCTCCATCCGGTACGACCGGTGA
- a CDS encoding carbohydrate ABC transporter permease: MTPTTPIDRSPVRARVGVRVIVLVGLLWTLVPLAWMALSSFKSDTDVTSPEPRVFFEPTLDNYAKLFSGANNLGPYILHSVLAAGISSVLAVVLGALAGYGLAGTRFRGKKQVAFWIISTRMAPIAVVVLPLFLLFRGAGLIDSVPGLVLAYLTFNLPFAIWLMSAFFSEIPPSVEESALVAGCTRWQAFRHVVLPLTKAGLVTTFVLCLVFSWNDYAFALVFSGPDSQTLPIAADQLVTQTGIDWGQLTAIGTIVVLPMIAAGLAVRRWLVTGLTLGAVTGE; this comes from the coding sequence ATGACACCGACGACTCCCATCGACCGCAGCCCGGTGCGTGCCCGCGTGGGTGTGCGGGTGATCGTGCTCGTCGGGCTGCTCTGGACGCTCGTCCCGCTGGCGTGGATGGCGTTGTCCTCGTTCAAGTCGGACACCGACGTCACCTCGCCCGAGCCGCGGGTGTTCTTCGAGCCCACGCTGGACAACTACGCGAAGCTGTTTTCCGGCGCCAACAACCTCGGCCCGTACATCCTGCACAGCGTGCTCGCCGCGGGGATCTCGTCGGTGCTGGCGGTGGTGCTCGGCGCGCTCGCCGGGTACGGCTTGGCGGGCACCCGCTTTCGCGGGAAAAAGCAGGTCGCGTTCTGGATCATCTCGACGCGGATGGCGCCGATCGCCGTGGTGGTGCTGCCGTTGTTCCTGCTCTTCCGCGGCGCCGGGCTGATCGACAGCGTGCCCGGGCTGGTGCTGGCCTACCTGACCTTCAACCTGCCGTTCGCGATCTGGCTGATGAGCGCGTTCTTCTCGGAGATCCCGCCGTCGGTGGAGGAGTCGGCGCTGGTAGCGGGCTGCACGCGCTGGCAGGCCTTCCGGCACGTCGTACTTCCGCTGACAAAAGCAGGTTTGGTCACGACTTTTGTGCTGTGCCTGGTGTTTTCGTGGAACGACTACGCGTTCGCGCTGGTGTTCAGCGGGCCGGATTCGCAGACGCTGCCGATCGCGGCCGACCAGCTGGTCACCCAGACCGGCATCGACTGGGGGCAGCTCACCGCCATCGGCACCATAGTGGTGCTACCGATGATCGCGGCCGGCCTCGCCGTGCGGCGCTGGCTGGTCACCGGGCTGACGCTGGGCGCCGTGACGGGAGAATGA
- a CDS encoding extracellular solute-binding protein: MAAALGACAGPQDAVRLVTDDRWRQFAGTTLNLISENTAPTAAIAANLRPFTELTGINVNIITLELSAMVQKVALDLAGGESQYHVIYADPYQVLAPYSKGLVDLRALAGESSLPPLEGGFADFIPTQLDAAGRFGDRDQVFALPYDCPTMIWQYRADLFEKHGPRMAQELGFDPTPGPERTWDEYFRIARWFNDNTDEVAYGAGHQAKQHDSLMCDFSNVLWAYGGDYFDNGKEIGLYGTIDPGPCRLGSDAAIAAAEVYQRLLQVADPSSKTWDWNGLAPALSSGRVAMCVNWHEYAAANEKAMPGRFGYAPLPRGPVRSANHYGGCGIAISGNTLPNQRRAAWLFVNWATSPQTQLANLKSSAGGGTPTRDSVYRLPEVRQAEQRPSPMPNILTAPAVAEAWKPENIGLRPKIPMWNECDTAIYTELSKMLAGDSNPAEAMRAAATRIDRITARGWAS; this comes from the coding sequence GTGGCCGCGGCGCTGGGTGCGTGCGCCGGGCCCCAGGACGCGGTTCGCCTGGTCACCGATGATCGGTGGCGCCAGTTCGCCGGCACCACGCTCAACCTGATCTCCGAGAACACCGCGCCCACGGCGGCGATCGCCGCGAACCTGCGGCCGTTCACCGAGCTGACCGGGATCAACGTCAACATCATCACGCTCGAGCTGTCCGCCATGGTCCAGAAGGTCGCGCTCGATCTGGCCGGCGGCGAGTCCCAGTACCACGTGATCTACGCAGACCCGTACCAGGTGCTCGCCCCCTACTCCAAGGGCCTGGTCGACCTACGTGCTTTAGCGGGCGAAAGCAGCTTGCCGCCGCTGGAGGGCGGGTTCGCCGACTTCATTCCCACCCAGCTCGACGCGGCCGGCCGGTTCGGGGATCGCGACCAGGTGTTCGCCTTGCCCTACGACTGCCCCACGATGATCTGGCAGTACCGCGCCGACCTGTTCGAGAAGCACGGTCCCCGCATGGCCCAGGAGCTCGGCTTCGACCCCACTCCCGGCCCCGAGCGCACCTGGGACGAGTACTTCCGGATCGCCCGCTGGTTCAACGACAACACCGACGAGGTCGCCTACGGTGCCGGCCACCAGGCCAAGCAGCACGACTCCCTGATGTGCGACTTCTCCAACGTGCTCTGGGCCTACGGCGGTGACTACTTCGACAACGGCAAGGAAATCGGCCTCTACGGCACCATCGACCCCGGCCCGTGCCGCCTCGGGTCGGATGCGGCGATCGCCGCGGCCGAGGTGTACCAGCGGCTCCTCCAGGTCGCCGACCCGTCGTCGAAGACCTGGGACTGGAACGGCCTCGCCCCCGCGCTCAGCTCCGGCCGCGTCGCGATGTGCGTCAACTGGCACGAGTACGCCGCCGCCAACGAGAAGGCCATGCCCGGCAGGTTCGGCTACGCGCCGCTGCCGCGCGGCCCGGTCCGCTCGGCCAACCACTACGGCGGCTGCGGCATCGCGATCAGCGGCAACACCCTGCCCAACCAGCGCCGCGCCGCCTGGCTGTTCGTGAACTGGGCGACCTCACCGCAGACCCAGCTCGCGAACCTCAAGAGCAGCGCGGGCGGCGGCACGCCCACCCGCGACTCGGTCTACCGGCTGCCCGAGGTCCGCCAGGCCGAACAACGCCCGTCGCCGATGCCGAACATCCTCACCGCGCCCGCCGTCGCGGAAGCCTGGAAACCGGAGAACATCGGGCTGCGGCCCAAGATCCCGATGTGGAACGAGTGCGACACGGCGATCTACACCGAACTGTCCAAGATGCTCGCTGGTGACTCCAACCCGGCGGAGGCCATGCGTGCGGCCGCCACCCGGATCGACCGGATCACCGCCAGGGGGTGGGCGTCGTGA
- a CDS encoding dienelactone hydrolase family protein: MAPKPKHLLEELSHPGPHEVLRGNLGLVGVPGVVYTPRAGLGLPAIAFGHGWLQPPTRYRELLRHLASWGIVAAAPATQRGPLPSHRLFATDLGTTLELVTKVRLGPDGISVDPAKLGLAGHSTGGGAAVLSAAEADVKAVATVNAAQTIPPATEVARRLTVPSLHLAADGDLVAPPVGHAEAIAKAWEGPAQLRYLGKSSHLGITEGRHWSGLLLHGKPHRGTQRLVRALLAAFFLTHLTGTDKYRPLLEADVKNATIATDDSVELADA, from the coding sequence ATGGCGCCCAAGCCCAAGCACCTGCTCGAAGAGCTGTCCCATCCAGGCCCGCACGAAGTGCTCCGGGGCAATCTGGGACTGGTCGGCGTGCCCGGCGTGGTCTACACCCCGCGAGCCGGGCTCGGCCTGCCCGCGATCGCCTTCGGGCACGGCTGGCTCCAGCCGCCGACCCGCTACCGCGAGCTGCTCCGCCACCTCGCGAGCTGGGGCATCGTCGCCGCGGCGCCCGCCACCCAGCGCGGCCCGCTGCCGTCGCACCGGCTGTTCGCCACCGACCTGGGCACCACGCTGGAGCTGGTCACGAAGGTCCGCCTCGGCCCGGACGGCATCAGCGTCGACCCGGCCAAGCTCGGCCTCGCCGGGCACTCCACCGGTGGCGGCGCCGCCGTGCTTTCGGCCGCAGAAGCTGACGTCAAGGCCGTGGCCACGGTGAACGCGGCCCAGACGATCCCGCCCGCCACCGAGGTCGCGCGCCGGCTCACCGTGCCGTCGCTGCACCTCGCGGCCGACGGCGACCTCGTCGCCCCGCCGGTCGGCCACGCCGAAGCCATCGCCAAGGCCTGGGAAGGCCCGGCCCAGCTGCGCTACCTCGGCAAGTCGTCCCACCTGGGCATCACCGAGGGCAGGCACTGGAGCGGCCTGCTGCTGCACGGCAAGCCGCACCGCGGCACGCAGCGCCTGGTCCGCGCCCTGCTGGCGGCCTTCTTCCTGACCCACCTGACCGGCACCGACAAGTACCGGCCGCTGCTCGAAGCCGATGTGAAGAACGCCACCATCGCGACCGACGATTCGGTCGAACTCGCCGACGCCTGA
- a CDS encoding carbohydrate ABC transporter permease, which produces MRRLGFHGRMMAPGMLLLAALSFIPLFTVIAMSFSRVRLLGGVSFEWVGLQYWIRFFTDLDLGLQWVRTLLFFVLTVGLEMGLGLVFALCLWKLARGRNTVLSLFLLPMFVAPVIVGLLGRFLTDSTFGLYSWVLKLLGYEDDILGGGTSAFLAVVAMDVWQWTPLIALITLAGLTSVPQSVREAAALDGASGWQNLRHIILPSISSVLLVALLIRSMDAIRYFDIIAVTTNGGPADATKVVPIRLYETAFRFFDLGYAAVIGLVMLVVSIIIARTFVRLLDKKGLAR; this is translated from the coding sequence GTGAGGCGGCTCGGCTTCCACGGCCGGATGATGGCGCCCGGCATGCTGCTGCTCGCCGCGCTGTCGTTCATCCCGCTGTTCACCGTCATCGCGATGAGCTTCAGCCGCGTGCGGCTGCTCGGCGGCGTGTCCTTCGAATGGGTCGGGCTGCAGTACTGGATCCGCTTCTTCACCGATCTGGACCTGGGCCTGCAGTGGGTGCGCACGCTGCTGTTCTTCGTGCTCACCGTCGGCCTGGAAATGGGGCTCGGCCTGGTTTTCGCGCTCTGCCTGTGGAAACTGGCGCGCGGCCGCAACACCGTGCTCAGCCTGTTCCTGCTGCCGATGTTCGTCGCGCCGGTGATCGTCGGGCTGCTCGGCCGCTTCCTCACCGACTCGACGTTCGGGCTGTACTCGTGGGTGCTCAAGCTGCTCGGTTACGAGGACGACATCCTCGGCGGCGGCACATCCGCCTTTCTCGCCGTGGTCGCGATGGACGTCTGGCAGTGGACCCCGCTGATCGCGCTCATCACGCTGGCCGGGCTGACTTCTGTGCCGCAGAGTGTGCGTGAAGCGGCCGCGCTGGACGGCGCAAGTGGCTGGCAGAACCTGCGGCACATCATCCTGCCGTCGATCTCCAGCGTGCTGCTGGTCGCGCTGCTGATCCGCTCGATGGACGCCATCCGCTACTTCGACATCATCGCGGTGACCACCAACGGCGGTCCGGCCGACGCCACGAAGGTGGTGCCGATCCGCTTGTACGAAACGGCTTTCCGGTTCTTCGACCTCGGCTACGCGGCGGTGATCGGGCTGGTCATGCTGGTGGTCTCGATCATCATCGCGCGGACTTTCGTGCGCCTGCTCGACAAGAAGGGACTCGCGCGATGA
- the glmS gene encoding glutamine--fructose-6-phosphate transaminase (isomerizing), with amino-acid sequence MCGIVGYVGHRQALDVVLGGLRRMEYRGYDSAGVAVLDGDGALNVERKAGRLANLEAQLDLTGRKEFAGTAGMGHTRWATHGPPVDRNSHPHRDVSGKVAVVHNGIIENFATLRAELEADGVELSSDTDTESAAHLISRAYTTGETAGDFAASVRAVCRRLEGAFTLVVTHADQPDTIVAARRSSPLVVGVGEGETFVASDVAAFIEHTREAVELGQDQVVVITREGYEVTDFSGEPAQAKPFTVDWDLSAAEKGGHEYFMLKEIEEQPEALANTLRGHFDNGRIILDEQRLSDQDLRDVDKVFVIACGSAYHSGLVAKYAIEHWTRLPVEVELASEFRYRDPVLDRDTLVVAVSQSGETADTLEAVRHAREQKARVLAVCNTNGAQIPRESDAVLYTHAGPEIGVASTKAFLAQIAANYLVGLALAQARGTKYPDEVAREFAELEAMPAAVQKVLSTVDQVKALGRQIADSKAVLFLGRHVGFPVALEGALKLKELAYMHAEGFAAGELKHGPIALIEEGLPVVVVMPSPKGRAVLHAKLVSNISEIQARGARTIVIAEEGDETVRPFADELVEIPAVPTLLQPLVSTVPLQVLAAEIARSRGYDVDKPRNLAKSVTVE; translated from the coding sequence GTGTGCGGAATCGTGGGATATGTCGGTCATCGGCAGGCGCTGGACGTAGTGCTCGGCGGGCTCCGGAGGATGGAGTACCGCGGATACGACTCGGCGGGCGTCGCCGTGCTCGACGGTGACGGCGCCCTGAACGTCGAGCGCAAGGCCGGCCGCCTGGCGAACCTGGAGGCCCAGCTCGACCTGACCGGGCGCAAGGAGTTCGCGGGCACCGCGGGCATGGGGCACACCCGGTGGGCCACCCACGGTCCGCCGGTCGACCGCAACTCCCACCCGCACCGCGACGTCAGCGGCAAGGTCGCCGTCGTGCACAACGGCATCATCGAGAACTTCGCCACCCTGCGCGCCGAGCTCGAGGCCGACGGCGTGGAGCTGAGCAGCGACACCGACACCGAGTCCGCGGCGCACCTGATCTCCCGCGCCTACACCACCGGCGAGACCGCCGGCGACTTCGCGGCCAGCGTCCGCGCGGTGTGCCGCCGCCTCGAAGGCGCCTTCACGCTGGTGGTCACGCACGCCGACCAGCCAGACACGATCGTTGCCGCGCGCCGGTCGTCGCCGCTGGTCGTGGGCGTCGGCGAAGGTGAGACGTTCGTCGCTTCCGACGTCGCCGCGTTCATCGAGCACACCCGCGAGGCCGTGGAGCTGGGCCAGGACCAGGTCGTGGTGATCACCCGCGAGGGCTACGAGGTCACCGACTTCTCCGGCGAGCCCGCCCAGGCCAAGCCGTTCACCGTGGACTGGGATCTTTCGGCCGCGGAAAAGGGCGGCCACGAGTACTTCATGCTCAAGGAGATCGAGGAGCAGCCCGAGGCGCTGGCGAACACGCTGCGCGGGCACTTCGACAACGGCCGCATCATTCTCGACGAGCAGCGGCTGTCCGACCAGGACCTCCGCGACGTCGACAAGGTCTTCGTGATCGCCTGCGGCTCGGCCTACCACTCCGGCCTGGTCGCCAAGTACGCCATCGAGCACTGGACGCGCCTGCCGGTCGAGGTGGAGCTGGCCAGCGAGTTCCGCTACCGCGACCCGGTGCTCGACCGGGACACGCTGGTCGTCGCGGTCTCCCAGTCCGGAGAGACGGCCGACACGCTCGAAGCCGTTCGCCACGCGCGGGAGCAGAAGGCCAGGGTGCTGGCGGTCTGCAACACCAACGGCGCGCAGATCCCGCGTGAGTCCGACGCGGTGCTCTACACGCACGCCGGTCCGGAGATCGGCGTCGCCTCGACCAAGGCCTTCCTCGCGCAGATCGCGGCGAACTACCTGGTCGGGCTGGCGCTGGCGCAGGCGCGCGGCACCAAGTACCCGGACGAGGTCGCCCGCGAGTTCGCCGAACTCGAGGCGATGCCGGCCGCGGTGCAGAAGGTGCTGTCCACTGTGGACCAGGTGAAGGCGCTGGGCAGGCAGATCGCCGATTCGAAGGCGGTGCTGTTCCTGGGCAGGCACGTCGGCTTCCCGGTGGCGCTCGAAGGCGCGCTCAAGCTGAAGGAACTGGCGTACATGCACGCCGAGGGCTTCGCGGCCGGTGAGCTGAAGCACGGCCCGATCGCGCTGATCGAGGAGGGCCTGCCGGTTGTCGTGGTGATGCCGTCGCCGAAGGGCCGCGCGGTGCTGCACGCCAAGCTGGTCTCGAACATCAGTGAGATCCAGGCGCGGGGTGCGCGCACGATCGTGATCGCCGAGGAGGGCGACGAGACGGTGCGCCCGTTCGCCGACGAGCTGGTGGAGATCCCGGCGGTGCCGACGCTGCTGCAGCCGCTGGTTTCGACCGTGCCGCTGCAGGTGCTGGCGGCGGAGATCGCGCGCAGCCGCGGGTACGACGTCGACAAGCCGCGTAACCTGGCGAAGTCCGTCACCGTGGAGTAA